In Sphingomonas phyllosphaerae, one DNA window encodes the following:
- a CDS encoding MFS transporter: MSDFTEAAQHAPDTAAHEVPRPKGRIRWIICALLFAAVVLSYVDRLVLGVLKPQLTELYHWTNTGYGDVTGYFQVFYGVGFLIFGWLIDRIGPKYGYLLAMGSWTLGHFAQTLVTSTTGFVIARIPLAFGEAGTYPSALAAASQWFPKKERALAIGIFNAGANVGAVVTPLLIGFIVAGLLLDWRWAFIITGLFNLVWLFAWWHLYHKPAEHPRLSPEERAWIETEPAVDQGRAGFLRVLRHREAWAYMAGRFLIDPVWWTFLFWLPDFFNKQYGYDLKSFGPPLVAIYILADLGAIAGGWYSSHLLKRGVATGRARKRAMFACALFALPVMFAGQASSIWIAVLLIGLACAAHQGFSTNLFALPGDQFPRFAQGTLIGLGGFAGAVGGFIASKSLGLLLDTVGSYGPFFVACGVAYLVALLVFHLLNPRYRDVRLTQAG; the protein is encoded by the coding sequence ATGAGCGACTTCACCGAGGCCGCACAGCACGCGCCCGACACCGCCGCGCACGAAGTCCCGCGCCCGAAGGGTCGCATCCGTTGGATCATCTGCGCGCTGCTGTTCGCCGCGGTGGTGCTGTCGTATGTCGACCGGCTGGTGCTCGGGGTGCTCAAGCCGCAGCTGACCGAACTCTACCACTGGACCAACACCGGCTACGGCGACGTCACCGGCTATTTTCAGGTCTTCTACGGCGTCGGCTTCCTGATCTTCGGGTGGCTGATCGACCGGATCGGGCCGAAATACGGCTATCTGCTCGCGATGGGGAGCTGGACGCTGGGCCATTTCGCGCAGACGCTCGTCACCTCGACGACCGGCTTCGTGATCGCGCGCATCCCGCTCGCGTTCGGTGAGGCGGGGACCTATCCGTCCGCGCTCGCCGCCGCCTCGCAATGGTTCCCCAAGAAGGAGCGCGCGCTCGCGATCGGCATCTTCAACGCCGGGGCGAACGTCGGCGCGGTGGTCACGCCGCTGCTGATCGGGTTCATCGTCGCCGGGCTGCTGCTCGACTGGCGCTGGGCGTTCATCATCACCGGGCTGTTCAATCTGGTGTGGCTGTTCGCGTGGTGGCACCTGTACCACAAGCCCGCCGAGCATCCGCGGCTGTCGCCCGAGGAACGCGCGTGGATCGAAACCGAGCCGGCGGTCGATCAGGGCCGCGCCGGCTTCCTGCGCGTGCTGCGGCATCGCGAGGCCTGGGCCTATATGGCGGGGCGGTTCCTGATCGATCCGGTGTGGTGGACGTTCCTGTTCTGGCTGCCGGACTTCTTCAACAAGCAATATGGCTATGATCTGAAGAGCTTCGGCCCGCCGCTCGTCGCGATCTACATCCTCGCCGATCTGGGTGCGATAGCGGGTGGCTGGTATTCGTCGCACCTGCTGAAGCGCGGCGTGGCGACCGGGCGCGCGCGCAAGCGGGCGATGTTCGCCTGCGCCTTGTTCGCGCTGCCGGTGATGTTCGCGGGGCAGGCGAGCAGCATCTGGATCGCGGTGCTGCTGATCGGCTTGGCCTGCGCGGCGCATCAGGGATTCTCGACCAATTTGTTCGCGCTGCCCGGCGACCAGTTCCCGCGCTTCGCACAGGGGACGCTGATCGGGCTGGGCGGGTTCGCGGGCGCGGTCGGCGGATTCATCGCCTCCAAGTCGCTGGGGCTGCTGCTCGATACGGTCGGCAGCTACGGGCCGTTCTTCGTCGCGTGCGGCGTCGCGTATCTGGTGGCGTTGCTGGTCTTCCACTTGCTCAACCCGCGCTACCGCGACGTTCGTCTGACGCAGGCCGGTTGA
- the xylA gene encoding xylose isomerase, translating to MATDFFADIPQIKYEGPETSNELAYRYYDKDRVVLGKRMEDHLRFAACFWHTFCWPGSDVFGGGTFNRPWHAGANDSAASAQKREVAFDFFTKLDVPYYCFHDVDVMADANSVAEHRRFFGEAVDHLEKLQASSGRKLLWGTANLFGNPRFAAGGATNPDPEVYAFGAMQVRDALEATHRLGGSNYVLWGGREGYETLANTDLKRELDNLGRFLSLVVEHKHKIGFDGTILIEPKPHEPTKHQYDFDTATVYGFLKKYGLENEVKVNIEANHATLAGHTFEHEIAMAGALGIFGSIDANRGDHQNGWDTDQFPNSVEELTLAMLEILRAGGFTTGGFNFDAKVRRQSMDAVDLFYGHVGGIDVVAKGLLNAAALIEDGRLDAIKQERYAGWDADFGQKVSSLDLAGIADLAESADVNPRPRSGRQERIENIVNRFI from the coding sequence ATGGCCACCGACTTCTTCGCCGACATCCCCCAGATCAAATATGAGGGGCCGGAAACCTCCAACGAACTCGCCTATCGTTATTACGACAAGGATCGGGTCGTGCTCGGCAAGCGCATGGAGGATCACCTCCGCTTCGCCGCCTGCTTCTGGCACACCTTCTGCTGGCCCGGCTCGGACGTCTTCGGCGGCGGCACTTTCAACCGCCCGTGGCATGCCGGCGCGAACGACAGCGCGGCCTCGGCGCAGAAGCGCGAGGTGGCGTTCGACTTCTTCACCAAGCTCGACGTGCCGTATTACTGCTTCCACGACGTCGACGTGATGGCCGACGCCAACAGCGTCGCCGAACATCGCCGCTTCTTCGGCGAGGCGGTCGATCATCTCGAGAAGCTCCAGGCATCGTCGGGGCGCAAGCTGCTGTGGGGCACCGCCAATCTGTTCGGCAACCCGCGCTTCGCGGCGGGTGGCGCGACCAACCCGGATCCGGAAGTCTATGCGTTCGGCGCGATGCAGGTCCGCGACGCGCTGGAGGCGACGCACCGCCTCGGCGGCAGCAACTACGTGCTGTGGGGCGGTCGCGAGGGTTACGAGACGCTCGCCAACACCGACCTGAAGCGCGAACTCGACAATCTCGGTCGCTTCCTCAGCCTCGTGGTCGAGCACAAGCACAAGATCGGCTTCGACGGCACGATCCTGATCGAACCGAAGCCGCACGAGCCGACCAAGCACCAGTACGACTTCGACACCGCCACCGTGTACGGCTTCCTCAAGAAGTACGGGCTGGAAAACGAGGTCAAGGTCAACATCGAGGCGAACCACGCCACGCTCGCCGGCCATACCTTCGAGCATGAGATCGCGATGGCCGGCGCGCTCGGCATCTTCGGCTCGATCGACGCTAATCGCGGCGATCACCAGAACGGCTGGGACACCGACCAATTCCCGAATTCGGTCGAGGAACTGACGCTCGCGATGCTCGAGATTCTCCGCGCGGGCGGCTTCACCACCGGCGGCTTCAACTTCGACGCCAAGGTCCGCCGCCAGTCGATGGACGCGGTCGACCTGTTCTATGGTCATGTCGGCGGGATCGACGTCGTTGCGAAGGGCCTGCTCAACGCCGCCGCACTGATCGAGGACGGTCGCCTCGATGCGATCAAGCAGGAGCGTTACGCGGGCTGGGACGCCGACTTCGGCCAGAAGGTGTCGAGCCTCGACCTCGCCGGGATCGCCGATCTGGCCGAGAGCGCCGACGTCAACCCGCGCCCGCGCTCGGGTCGTCAGGAGCGGATCGAGAACATCGTCAACCGCTTCATCTAG
- the xylB gene encoding xylulokinase gives MFLGIDIGTSGVKAVVIDRDGTIAAQATAALTVQRPHPLWSEQDPDAWWQATDAAVRALPADVRRAVRGVGIAGQMHGATLLGADDRPLRPAILWNDGRSFAECEELERAVPALRDIAANIAMPGFTAPKLLWVKHHEPETFAAIRTVLLPKDHVRLIMTGEKASDVSDAAGTLWLDVAKRDWSDELLAATGLTRAQMPRAVEGSDVTGRLRPEIAESWGMDAVPVAGGGGDNAAGAAGIGVVRDGDALLSLGTSGVIFVATDTLRANPAAAVHAFCHCIPGMWHQMAVHLSAAVCVDWVARLIGAAGAADVFARAEIAGPASGPELFLPYLSGERTPHNDAQVRGGFLQLDHDSTPERMAQAVLEGVAFALADGVRVLRESGTTVERLSVIGGGARSRYWGETLAAALEVELAYLKGGEVGPAMGAARLAQLAVDGGTPAEVCVAPPISHVITPDPTLVDRLAPKRAAFRAAYSRIKP, from the coding sequence ATGTTCCTCGGCATCGACATCGGCACCTCGGGCGTGAAGGCGGTGGTGATCGACCGTGACGGCACGATCGCCGCACAGGCGACCGCCGCGCTGACCGTCCAGCGCCCGCACCCGCTCTGGTCCGAACAGGACCCCGACGCCTGGTGGCAGGCGACCGACGCCGCGGTCCGCGCGCTCCCCGCCGACGTGCGCCGCGCGGTCCGCGGGGTTGGCATCGCCGGGCAGATGCACGGCGCGACCCTCCTCGGCGCCGACGACCGCCCGCTGCGCCCCGCGATCCTGTGGAACGACGGCCGCTCCTTCGCCGAATGCGAGGAACTGGAGCGCGCGGTCCCTGCGCTGCGCGACATCGCCGCGAACATCGCAATGCCCGGGTTCACCGCGCCCAAGCTGCTGTGGGTCAAGCATCACGAGCCCGAGACCTTCGCCGCGATCCGCACCGTCCTGCTCCCCAAGGACCATGTCCGGCTCATCATGACCGGCGAGAAGGCGTCCGACGTCTCCGACGCCGCCGGCACCCTGTGGCTCGACGTCGCGAAGCGCGACTGGAGCGACGAACTGCTCGCCGCGACCGGCCTCACCCGCGCGCAGATGCCGCGCGCGGTCGAGGGCAGCGACGTGACCGGCAGGCTGCGCCCCGAGATCGCGGAAAGCTGGGGCATGGACGCCGTACCGGTCGCGGGCGGCGGCGGCGACAATGCCGCGGGCGCGGCCGGGATCGGCGTCGTCCGCGATGGCGACGCCCTGCTGTCGCTCGGCACCTCGGGCGTGATCTTCGTCGCGACCGACACGCTGCGCGCCAACCCGGCGGCGGCGGTCCATGCCTTCTGCCACTGCATCCCGGGCATGTGGCATCAGATGGCGGTGCATCTGTCCGCCGCGGTCTGCGTCGACTGGGTCGCGCGGCTGATCGGCGCAGCGGGTGCGGCCGACGTGTTCGCACGTGCCGAGATCGCCGGACCGGCGAGCGGCCCCGAACTGTTCCTCCCGTATCTCTCCGGCGAGCGCACCCCGCACAATGACGCGCAGGTGCGCGGCGGCTTCCTCCAGCTCGATCACGACAGCACCCCCGAGCGAATGGCGCAGGCGGTGCTCGAAGGCGTCGCTTTCGCGCTCGCCGACGGCGTCCGCGTGCTCCGAGAGTCCGGCACCACCGTCGAACGCCTCTCGGTGATCGGCGGCGGCGCGCGCTCGCGCTATTGGGGCGAAACGCTCGCCGCCGCGCTGGAGGTCGAACTCGCCTACCTCAAGGGCGGCGAGGTCGGCCCGGCGATGGGCGCCGCCCGCCTTGCACAGCTGGCGGTCGACGGCGGCACCCCTGCCGAGGTCTGCGTCGCCCCGCCGATCAGTCACGTCATCACCCCCGACCCGACGCTGGTCGACCGGCTCGCCCCCAAGCGCGCCGCCTTCCGCGCCGCCTATTCCCGCATCAAGCCGTAA
- a CDS encoding dihydroxy-acid dehydratase family protein encodes MTAPHDPTTLRSRAWFDNPANIDMTALYLERYLNFGLTLEELRSGKPIIGIAQTGSDLSPCNRHHLVLAERVREGVREMGGIVLEFPVHPIQETGKRPTAGLDRNLAYLGLVEVLYGYPLDGVVLTIGCDKTTPACLMAAATVNIPAIALSVGPMLNGWHKGERTGSGTIVWKARQLLAAGEIDDAEFIRLVASSAPSTGYCNTMGTATTMNSLAEALGMSLPGSAAIPAPYRDRQEVAYLTGKRIVEMVAEDLKPSDILTKDAFHNAIKVNSAIGGSTNAPIHLAALARHVGVELPIKDWETEGHKVPLLVNLQPAGEYLGEDYYRAGGVPAVVNQLIEQGLIAEDALTVNGKTMGDNCRGVAIEDEKVIRPYDAPLKEEAGFIVLSGNLFDAAVMKTSVISPEFRDRYLSNPDDPEAFEGPAVVFDGPEDYHARIDDPATGITPETLLFMRGAGPIGYPGAAEVVNMRPPAYLITEGVHALPCIGDGRQSGTSGSPSILNASPEAAAMGGLALLKTGDRVRVDLGKGTANVLIPEAELAERRAALEAAGGYAYPASQTPWQEIQRAVVGQMSTGAILEGAEKYQRIAQTMGLPRDNH; translated from the coding sequence ATGACCGCCCCCCACGATCCGACGACGCTGCGCAGCCGTGCGTGGTTCGACAATCCGGCGAACATCGACATGACGGCGCTGTATCTGGAGCGCTACCTGAACTTCGGGCTGACGCTGGAGGAACTGCGCTCGGGCAAGCCGATCATCGGCATCGCGCAGACCGGCTCGGACCTGTCGCCCTGCAACCGCCACCATCTGGTGCTGGCGGAGCGGGTGCGCGAGGGCGTGCGCGAGATGGGCGGGATCGTGCTGGAATTCCCGGTGCATCCGATCCAGGAAACCGGCAAGCGTCCGACCGCCGGGCTCGACCGCAACCTGGCGTATCTCGGGCTGGTCGAGGTGCTGTACGGCTATCCGCTCGACGGCGTGGTGCTGACGATCGGCTGCGACAAGACGACCCCGGCGTGCCTGATGGCGGCGGCGACGGTCAACATTCCCGCGATCGCCTTGTCGGTCGGGCCGATGCTGAATGGCTGGCACAAGGGCGAGCGCACCGGCTCGGGCACGATCGTCTGGAAGGCGCGGCAGCTGCTCGCGGCCGGCGAAATCGACGATGCCGAGTTCATCCGGCTGGTGGCGTCGTCGGCGCCGTCGACCGGCTATTGCAACACGATGGGCACCGCGACGACGATGAACTCGCTCGCCGAAGCGCTCGGCATGTCGCTGCCCGGCTCGGCGGCGATCCCGGCGCCGTATCGCGACCGGCAGGAGGTCGCGTATCTCACCGGCAAGCGGATCGTCGAGATGGTCGCCGAGGATCTCAAGCCTTCGGACATTTTGACGAAGGACGCCTTCCACAACGCGATCAAGGTCAATTCCGCGATCGGCGGATCGACCAACGCGCCGATCCACCTCGCGGCGCTCGCGCGCCACGTCGGGGTCGAGCTGCCGATCAAGGACTGGGAAACCGAGGGGCACAAGGTGCCGCTGCTGGTCAATCTGCAGCCGGCCGGCGAGTATCTGGGCGAGGATTATTATCGCGCAGGCGGCGTGCCGGCGGTGGTCAACCAGCTGATCGAACAGGGGCTGATCGCCGAGGATGCGCTGACCGTCAACGGCAAGACCATGGGCGACAATTGCCGCGGCGTGGCGATCGAGGACGAGAAGGTGATCCGCCCGTATGACGCGCCGCTGAAGGAAGAGGCCGGGTTCATCGTGCTGTCGGGCAATCTCTTCGACGCCGCGGTGATGAAGACCAGCGTGATTTCGCCGGAGTTCCGCGACCGTTACCTGTCGAACCCCGACGACCCCGAGGCGTTCGAGGGGCCGGCGGTGGTGTTCGACGGGCCGGAGGATTACCACGCGCGGATCGACGATCCCGCGACCGGGATCACGCCCGAGACGTTGCTGTTCATGCGCGGCGCCGGCCCGATCGGCTATCCGGGCGCGGCCGAGGTCGTCAACATGCGCCCGCCGGCCTATCTGATCACCGAGGGCGTCCATGCGCTGCCGTGCATTGGCGACGGACGGCAATCGGGGACGAGCGGCTCGCCGTCGATCCTCAACGCCTCGCCGGAAGCGGCGGCGATGGGTGGGCTGGCGCTGCTCAAGACCGGCGACCGGGTGCGGGTCGATCTCGGCAAGGGCACGGCGAACGTGCTGATCCCGGAGGCGGAACTGGCGGAGCGGCGCGCGGCGCTGGAGGCGGCGGGCGGCTATGCCTATCCGGCCTCGCAGACGCCGTGGCAGGAGATCCAGCGCGCGGTCGTCGGGCAGATGAGCACCGGCGCGATCCTCGAGGGTGCCGAGAAGTACCAGCGCATCGCGCAGACCATGGGACTGCCGCGCGATAATCACTGA
- a CDS encoding glycoside hydrolase family 43 protein: MRRPTRAYLLPLLAALPLAACGDRTTTADNATIANAAATDAPRAKDGRKYLSQPLVTDFYTADPSAHVFDGKLYVYPSHDIDGSAKEDDLGGHFEMRDYRVLSMDEPGGKVTAHPVALDVKDVPWAEKQMWAPDAAYKNGTYFLYFPAKDRQGAFRIGVATSKSPVGPFKADPQPIAGSFSIDPAVFTDDDGKSYMYFGGIWGGQLQRNTTGTYDPNGSKTDLGADDKPALTPKVAPMAADMKTFAGKPRDVVILDEKGKPLLGGDHDRRFFEASWMHKYKGKYYFSYSTGDTHYLVYAIGDSPFGPFTYKGRILQPVEGWTTHHSIVEWKGKWWLFYADTQLSGQTRLRNVKMTELKYNPDGTIQTIDPFVK; this comes from the coding sequence ATGCGTCGCCCTACCCGTGCCTATCTGTTGCCGCTGCTCGCCGCGCTGCCGCTCGCCGCCTGTGGTGACCGCACGACGACTGCCGACAATGCGACGATCGCCAACGCCGCCGCCACCGACGCGCCGCGCGCCAAGGACGGCCGCAAGTATCTGTCGCAGCCGCTGGTCACCGACTTCTACACCGCCGACCCCTCGGCGCACGTCTTCGACGGCAAGCTCTACGTCTATCCCAGCCACGACATCGACGGCTCGGCGAAGGAAGACGATCTCGGCGGGCATTTCGAGATGCGCGACTATCGCGTGCTCAGCATGGACGAACCCGGCGGCAAGGTCACCGCGCATCCGGTCGCGCTCGACGTCAAGGACGTGCCCTGGGCCGAGAAGCAGATGTGGGCACCCGACGCCGCCTATAAGAACGGCACCTATTTCCTCTACTTCCCCGCCAAGGACCGGCAGGGCGCGTTCCGGATCGGCGTCGCCACCTCCAAGTCGCCGGTCGGCCCGTTCAAGGCCGATCCGCAGCCGATCGCGGGCAGCTTCTCGATCGACCCGGCGGTGTTCACCGACGACGACGGCAAGAGCTATATGTACTTCGGCGGGATCTGGGGCGGGCAGCTCCAGCGCAACACCACGGGCACGTACGATCCGAACGGCTCGAAGACCGATCTCGGCGCCGACGACAAGCCGGCGCTGACCCCGAAGGTCGCGCCGATGGCCGCCGATATGAAGACCTTCGCCGGCAAGCCGCGCGACGTCGTGATCCTCGACGAAAAAGGCAAGCCGCTGCTCGGCGGCGACCACGACCGCCGCTTCTTCGAGGCGTCGTGGATGCACAAGTACAAGGGCAAATACTACTTCAGCTATTCGACCGGCGACACGCATTACCTCGTCTATGCGATCGGCGACTCGCCCTTTGGCCCGTTCACCTACAAGGGCCGCATCCTCCAGCCGGTCGAGGGCTGGACGACCCACCATTCGATCGTCGAGTGGAAGGGCAAATGGTGGCTGTTCTACGCCGACACGCAGCTGTCGGGTCAGACGCGGCTGCGCAACGTCAAGATGACCGAGCTGAAGTACAATCCTGACGGCACGATCCAGACGATCGACCCGTTCGTGAAGTGA
- a CDS encoding aldehyde dehydrogenase (NADP(+)) has product MIDGAMLIGAEARQADKRFTSVDPSTGETLTPDFSSAGPDAVDAAAALAAEAFPTYSATDPETRAAFLEAITDEILALGDELIVRAMQESGLPRARLEGERGRTVGQLKLFATVVRQGDWLDATIDPALPDRQPLPRPDLRRMNVALGPVAVFGASNFPLAFSVAGGDTASALAAGCPVIVKGHPAHPGTGELVARAIAKAVQKAGLPAGVFSYLPGETNELGGAIVRDPRIKAVGFTGSRGGGMALMKIAAERDEPIPVYAEMSAINPVVILPHALEARGAALAPAYVQSLTMGAGQFCTNPGLVLAIAGPALDAFVAAAGQALTESAPTTMLTPGIHASFEKGVEALAAHAAVTTVARGKVGEGVNQAVGALFRTDAEAFLADRALGHEVFGSSSIVVACRDLAELKKVIASLEGQLTATLQIDAEDEAEAKGLIPVLADRVGRILVNGWPTGVEVAPAMVHGGPFPATSDGRTTSVGTGAIYRFLRPVSLQNLPASLLPDAVSDANPWGIARRLDGKREASPR; this is encoded by the coding sequence ATGATCGACGGAGCGATGCTCATCGGCGCCGAGGCGCGTCAGGCTGACAAGCGGTTCACCTCGGTCGATCCGTCGACCGGCGAGACGCTGACGCCCGACTTCTCCTCCGCCGGCCCCGACGCGGTCGACGCCGCCGCCGCGCTCGCCGCCGAGGCGTTCCCGACCTACAGCGCGACCGATCCCGAAACCCGCGCCGCCTTCCTCGAAGCCATCACCGACGAGATCCTCGCACTCGGCGACGAGCTGATCGTCCGCGCGATGCAGGAAAGCGGCCTGCCGCGCGCCCGCCTCGAGGGCGAGCGCGGCCGGACGGTCGGCCAGCTCAAGCTGTTCGCGACCGTCGTCCGGCAGGGAGACTGGCTCGACGCGACCATCGACCCTGCCCTCCCCGACCGCCAGCCGCTGCCGCGCCCCGACCTGCGTCGGATGAACGTCGCGCTCGGCCCGGTCGCGGTGTTCGGCGCATCGAACTTCCCGCTCGCCTTCTCGGTCGCGGGCGGCGACACCGCCTCGGCGCTCGCGGCGGGCTGTCCGGTTATCGTCAAGGGCCATCCGGCGCACCCCGGCACCGGCGAGCTGGTCGCGCGCGCGATCGCCAAGGCGGTTCAGAAGGCAGGGCTGCCGGCGGGCGTCTTCTCCTACCTGCCCGGCGAGACCAACGAACTCGGCGGCGCGATCGTCCGCGATCCGCGCATCAAGGCGGTCGGCTTCACCGGCTCGCGTGGCGGCGGTATGGCGCTGATGAAGATCGCCGCCGAGCGTGACGAGCCGATCCCCGTCTATGCCGAAATGTCGGCGATCAACCCGGTCGTGATCCTGCCGCACGCGCTCGAAGCACGCGGCGCGGCGCTCGCCCCGGCCTATGTCCAGTCGCTGACGATGGGCGCGGGCCAGTTCTGCACCAACCCCGGCCTCGTCCTCGCGATCGCCGGCCCGGCGCTCGACGCGTTCGTCGCGGCGGCCGGTCAGGCGCTGACCGAAAGCGCGCCGACGACGATGCTCACCCCGGGCATCCATGCCAGCTTCGAGAAGGGCGTCGAGGCGCTCGCCGCGCATGCGGCGGTCACCACGGTCGCGCGCGGCAAGGTCGGCGAGGGCGTCAACCAGGCGGTCGGCGCGCTGTTCCGCACCGATGCCGAGGCGTTCCTTGCCGACCGTGCGCTAGGGCATGAGGTGTTCGGCTCATCGTCGATCGTCGTGGCGTGCCGCGACCTCGCCGAGCTGAAGAAGGTCATCGCCAGCCTCGAAGGCCAGCTGACCGCGACGCTCCAGATCGACGCCGAGGACGAGGCCGAGGCCAAGGGATTGATCCCGGTGCTCGCCGACCGCGTCGGCCGCATCCTCGTCAACGGCTGGCCGACCGGCGTCGAGGTCGCCCCGGCGATGGTCCATGGCGGGCCGTTCCCGGCGACCAGCGATGGCCGCACCACTTCGGTCGGCACCGGCGCGATCTATCGCTTCCTCCGCCCGGTCAGCCTCCAGAATCTCCCCGCCAGCCTGCTCCCGGACGCCGTGTCGGACGCCAATCCCTGGGGCATCGCCCGCCGCCTCGACGGCAAGCGCGAGGCTTCGCCGCGGTAA
- a CDS encoding SGNH/GDSL hydrolase family protein — MRSSFVLAAALLGLAATPAAARSCRWQAAWASAQMIPQGENVLPPDALRDATLRQIVRPSLGGARVRVRFSNAYGRAPLRIAAASIARSADLASARVTPGSLRALSFGGGREVVVPPGAEYWSDAVTLSVAAFDDLAISAYFPSAPDGQTSHPGSRATSWIAKGDATGATDLAGATGTDHWFQLSGVEVERCVASNGVVAFGDSITDGYGVKPNTNARWTDVLARRLGGKAAVLNLGIGGNRVLLDGLGPNAMARFDRDVLGQAGAKHLIVLEGVNDIGVLTREQPATPEAHRALVAGVTGAYAQMVARAHAKGMTVHLATIMPFSTNAYYHPGAASEADRQAINAWIRTRGNADRVIDFDRLMRDPARPDRLLPAYDSGDGLHPSIAGYRAMAEGISLASLR, encoded by the coding sequence ATGCGATCCTCGTTCGTGCTTGCCGCCGCGCTGCTCGGCCTCGCCGCCACCCCCGCCGCCGCGCGCTCGTGTCGCTGGCAGGCGGCCTGGGCGTCGGCGCAGATGATTCCGCAGGGCGAGAACGTCCTGCCCCCCGACGCGCTGCGCGACGCGACGCTGCGCCAGATCGTCCGCCCGTCGCTGGGCGGGGCGCGGGTGCGGGTGCGCTTCTCGAACGCTTATGGCCGCGCGCCGCTGCGCATTGCCGCCGCGAGCATCGCGCGTTCGGCGGACCTTGCCAGCGCGCGGGTGACGCCGGGTAGCCTGCGCGCGCTGTCGTTCGGCGGCGGGCGCGAGGTGGTCGTGCCGCCGGGCGCGGAATATTGGAGCGACGCGGTGACGCTGTCGGTCGCGGCATTCGACGATCTGGCGATATCCGCTTATTTCCCGTCCGCGCCGGATGGTCAGACCTCGCATCCGGGATCACGCGCGACCTCGTGGATCGCCAAGGGCGACGCGACCGGTGCGACTGATCTGGCGGGGGCGACCGGGACCGATCACTGGTTCCAGCTCTCCGGCGTGGAGGTCGAGCGCTGCGTTGCGTCGAACGGGGTGGTCGCGTTCGGCGATTCGATTACTGATGGGTATGGCGTGAAGCCGAACACCAACGCGCGCTGGACCGATGTCCTCGCGCGGCGGCTGGGCGGCAAGGCGGCGGTGCTCAACCTCGGGATCGGCGGCAACCGCGTGCTGCTCGACGGGCTGGGGCCGAATGCGATGGCGCGCTTCGACCGCGACGTGCTCGGGCAGGCCGGGGCGAAGCATCTGATCGTGCTGGAGGGCGTCAATGATATCGGCGTGCTGACCCGCGAACAGCCCGCGACGCCGGAGGCGCACCGCGCGCTGGTGGCCGGGGTGACGGGGGCTTATGCGCAGATGGTGGCGCGCGCGCACGCCAAGGGGATGACGGTGCATCTCGCGACGATCATGCCGTTTTCGACCAACGCTTATTATCATCCCGGCGCGGCGAGCGAGGCCGATCGGCAGGCGATCAACGCGTGGATCCGCACGCGGGGCAACGCCGATCGCGTGATCGACTTCGACCGGCTGATGCGCGATCCGGCGCGGCCCGACCGGCTGCTGCCCGCCTATGACAGCGGCGACGGGCTACACCCAAGCATCGCCGGCTATCGCGCGATGGCGGAAGGTATTTCGCTGGCATCACTGCGCTAG